A region from the Medicago truncatula cultivar Jemalong A17 chromosome 6, MtrunA17r5.0-ANR, whole genome shotgun sequence genome encodes:
- the LOC25497133 gene encoding F-box protein CPR1 — protein sequence MVRSYFLSKDPSHRRDAFLLLGQVFSPTITLYSLSDERIENMVKLNIPNPFQEQTETCFVFDILNMGGINDIIYVRCHLRNNDLEIYTRDLLWNPTTDELKVIPRSPTKDPRSPVTVDVSVHGFGYDCVKHDYKVLQHIQFIGRSYPCTGYVSLGDITFEPFWEIYNLRSNSWRKLDVFMPTFYHTPHARVYMDGVCHWLYIDFESYLGSFDLSNETFFTTAIPSDIDCGFDEGYIWRHLMVLNESIALVTYHEKKTTLNISILGELNVKESWIKLFIFGFLPSIEFPIGVAKGKLFFKRIDKELAWIDLTTHMIEDFGAKEGDCSFNMLVCKENFLPIDRCNK from the coding sequence ATGGTCCGTAGTTATTTTTTATCCAAAGACCCTTCTCATCGCCGTGATGCCTTTCTCCTTCTAGGGCAGGTGTTTTCACCAACAATCACGTTGTATTCTCTTTCAGATGAGAGGATTGAGAATATGGTCAAGCTAAATATTCCAAATCCATTTCAAGAGCAAACTGAAACTTGCTTCgtgtttgatattttaaatatggGTGGTATTAATGACATTATATATGTTCGTTGTCATCTTCGTAATAATGATTTGGAAATTTATACAAGAGATTTACTATGGAATCCAACTACAGATGAATTAAAGGTCATTCCTCGAAGTCCGACTAAGGATCCTCGAAGTCCGGTTACTGTGGATGTGAGTGTTCATGGATTTGGTTATGATTGTGTTAAGCATGACTATAAGGTGCTTCAACATATACAATTTATTGGACGTTCGTATCCATGTACCGGATATGTGTCATTGGGAGATATAACTTTCGAACCCTTTTGGGAGATATATAACTTAAGAAGTAATTCTTGGAGAAAACTTGATGTCTTTATGCCTACATTTTACCATACTCCTCATGCTAGAGTGTACATGGATGGAGTGTGTCATTGGTTATATATAGATTTTGAATCATATCTAGGGTCGTTTGACTTAAGCAATGAGACGTTCTTTACCACAGCTATACCATCAGACATAGATTGCGGTTTTGATGAAGGATATATATGGAGACACTTGATGGTGTTAAATGAATCCATTGCCCTGGTCACATATCACGAAAAGAAGACTACTTTAAACATATCAATTTTAGGTGAATTAAATGTGAAAGAATCATGGATCAAACTCTTCATTTTTGGATTTTTGCCTTCCATCGAGTTCCCAATTGGAGTGGCAAAgggaaaattatttttcaaaaggatAGATAAAGAATTAGCTTGGATTGACTTAACTACACATATGATTGAAGATTTTGGTGCTAAAGAAGGGGACTGTAGTTTTAATATGCTAGTTTGCAAGGAAAATTTTCTTCCAATCGATCGgtgtaataaataa
- the LOC25497132 gene encoding ATP-dependent Clp protease ATP-binding subunit CLPT1, chloroplastic, with the protein MASLPTFSPHSLLPKPNTTTLFPHSTSPSHTLSLTSLFRTKLTLQRPISSTGSISITNFRATSETVPFNLPTDSNPQSGETKKTPTPSKWSARAIKAYAMSELETRKLKYPKLGTEALLMGILIEGTSKAAKFLRANGITYLKVREQTLEILGKSYWSYSSPVVLSLTEPLHKALDWALNETSKSGEGETNVTHLLLGIWSQEESAGRKVLSALGFNDQKAKEIAETAASGDIDWNFKKQA; encoded by the exons ATGGCTTctcttcccactttctctccACACTCTCTCCTCCCCAAACCCAACACCACAACACTCTTTCCCCATTCAACCTCACCATCCcacactctctctctaacctcTCTCTTTAGAACCAAACTCACTCTCCAACGACCCATTTCTTCAACGGGTTCTATCTCCATCACTAACTTCCGTGCCACTTCAGAAACGGTGCCTTTTAATCTCCCCACTGATTC gaATCCACAATCTGGTGAAACCAAGAAAACTCCAACTCCGTCAaa GTGGTCGGCGAGGGCTATAAAGGCATATGCAATGTCGGAGTTGGAAACGAGGAAACTTAAGTATCCTAAATTAGGAACTGAAGCTCTTCTCATGGGGATTTTAATTGAAG GAACAAGTAAAGCTGCAAAATTCTTAAGAGCTAATGGAATTACTTATCTGAAAGTACGCGAACAAACATTAGAGATACTTGGGAAATCTTACTGGTCCTACTCCAGCCCTGTGGTACTGTCTTTGACTGAACCACTTCATAAAGCCCTCGATTGGGCACTTAATGAGACATCAAAGTCAG GTGAGGGGGAAACAAACGTGACTCATTTACTTCTTGGAATTTGGTCACAAGAAGAATCAGCAGGTCGAAAGGTCTTGTCTGCTTTAGGTTTCAACGATCAAAAAGCCAAAGAAATTGCTGAAACAGCA GCTAGTGGAGATATTGATTGGAATTTCAAGAAGCAAGCATAA